One region of Trueperaceae bacterium genomic DNA includes:
- a CDS encoding enoyl-CoA hydratase-related protein, whose amino-acid sequence MSDAPAPTPDPRDDARLDDEPREDEATFETLRLEVDDGVAVVTLDRPKARNALAARTLLEIGTALQVVESDVTVRALVLRGDGPAFCAGADLAEFADLSDPFAGREAALAGQDVVSALAAMPIPTVAALHGAALGGGLELALACDLRVAAEDAVLGLPETRLGLIPGYGGTQRLPRLIGEARALDLILTGRRVPAHEAHAMGLVARVETDATAAAVALARQAAGGAPVALGLAKEAVVRGRDGTLAQGLETEADLFALAASSEDAREGVAAFLEKRAPTFEGR is encoded by the coding sequence ATGAGCGACGCCCCCGCCCCCACCCCCGACCCTCGCGACGACGCGCGGCTCGACGACGAGCCACGAGAGGACGAGGCGACCTTCGAGACCCTCCGCCTCGAGGTCGACGACGGCGTCGCCGTCGTGACCCTCGACCGGCCCAAGGCGCGCAACGCCCTCGCCGCCCGCACGCTGCTCGAGATCGGCACGGCGCTGCAGGTCGTCGAGAGCGACGTCACCGTCCGCGCCCTCGTGCTGCGCGGCGACGGGCCGGCGTTCTGCGCCGGCGCCGACCTCGCGGAGTTCGCGGACCTGAGCGACCCGTTCGCCGGCCGCGAAGCGGCCCTCGCCGGCCAGGACGTCGTCAGCGCGCTCGCCGCGATGCCGATCCCCACCGTCGCGGCGCTGCACGGGGCGGCGTTGGGGGGCGGCCTCGAGCTGGCGCTCGCCTGCGACCTGCGGGTCGCGGCGGAGGACGCCGTCCTCGGCCTCCCCGAGACGCGCTTGGGGCTCATCCCCGGGTACGGCGGGACGCAGCGCCTCCCGCGGTTGATCGGCGAAGCGCGGGCGTTGGACCTCATCCTCACCGGCCGCCGCGTCCCCGCCCACGAGGCGCACGCGATGGGCCTCGTTGCGCGGGTCGAGACGGACGCCACCGCCGCCGCCGTGGCGCTGGCGCGCCAGGCGGCGGGGGGCGCCCCCGTCGCCCTCGGTCTCGCGAAGGAGGCGGTCGTGCGGGGGCGCGACGGCACCCTCGCGCAGGGCCTCGAGACCGAAGCGGACCTGTTCGCCCTCGCCGCGAGCAGCGAGGACGCCCGCGAGGGCGTCGCGGCGTTCCTGGAGAAACGCGCCCCGACGTTCGAGGGGCGCTAG
- a CDS encoding DUF1028 domain-containing protein, which produces MRPISTFSLVARDPATGDLGVATASKFLAVGAVVPHAEADVAAVATQSYANATFGPRTLQAVRAGMPLAQIHAAFEATDPEHASRQYGLVDATGDALSFTGDACHPWAGGTTGDGFAAQGNLLTGPEVIDAVVETFTSTDGDLPARLMAALAAGDRAGGDARGRQGAALYVVRKGGGYGGMSDTWVDLRVDDDPAPVDRLAELLRLHRLFLGPPNEEDLLPLVGDVAARALAGLRAVGRLAPEHGVWDEDAEAALRDFAGVENVEDRMVEPGRIDRVVLEHLEAVAAR; this is translated from the coding sequence ATGCGCCCGATCTCCACGTTTTCCCTCGTCGCCCGCGACCCCGCCACCGGCGATCTCGGCGTCGCGACCGCCAGCAAGTTCCTCGCCGTCGGGGCGGTCGTGCCGCACGCCGAAGCGGACGTCGCGGCGGTCGCGACGCAGTCGTACGCCAACGCGACGTTCGGACCGCGCACCCTCCAGGCGGTCCGGGCCGGCATGCCGCTCGCGCAGATTCACGCCGCGTTCGAAGCGACCGACCCCGAGCACGCCAGCCGCCAGTACGGGCTGGTGGACGCGACCGGCGACGCGCTGTCGTTCACGGGCGACGCCTGCCACCCGTGGGCGGGCGGCACGACCGGGGACGGCTTCGCCGCGCAGGGCAACCTGTTGACCGGCCCCGAGGTCATCGACGCGGTCGTGGAGACCTTCACGTCCACCGACGGCGACCTCCCGGCGCGCCTGATGGCGGCGCTCGCGGCGGGCGACCGGGCGGGCGGCGACGCCCGCGGCCGCCAGGGGGCGGCGCTGTACGTCGTGCGCAAGGGGGGCGGCTACGGCGGCATGAGCGACACGTGGGTCGACCTGCGCGTCGACGACGACCCCGCGCCGGTCGACCGCCTCGCGGAGCTGCTGCGCCTCCACCGGTTGTTCCTCGGCCCCCCGAACGAGGAGGACCTCCTCCCGCTCGTGGGGGACGTCGCCGCCCGCGCCCTCGCGGGCCTCCGCGCGGTCGGGCGCCTCGCGCCCGAGCACGGGGTGTGGGACGAGGACGCGGAGGCGGCGCTGCGCGATTTCGCCGGCGTCGAGAACGTCGAGGACCGCATGGTCGAGCCCGGCCGCATCGACCGGGTCGTGCTCGAGCACCTCGAGGCGGTCGCCGCCCGCTGA